A stretch of Sinorhizobium meliloti DNA encodes these proteins:
- the dmeF gene encoding CDF family Co(II)/Ni(II) efflux transporter DmeF, which yields MSETHSPAPAGHDHVFLGDNHQRNERRTWFVIALTAGMMVAEIAAGTFYGSMALVADGWHMSTHAAALLIAALAYLYARRNARNPRFTFGTGKLGDLAGFSSAIVLALIALLIGWESLLRLANPVAISFPQAISVAVLGLAVNLACAWLLREDHSHHHHGHHHHGHHHHHEHHHSVSAHGRDNNLRAAYLHVLADALTSVLAIVALAAGSVYGWIWLDPMMGIVGALVIARWSWGLIRDSGSVLLDYIPPGEDLPDEIRAAIERDGDRITDLHVWQLGPGHHGAIVSLVTKNPQSPSTYRRKLEHIHELSHVTVEVEPLAA from the coding sequence ATGAGCGAAACCCATTCACCGGCGCCCGCAGGCCATGATCATGTATTCCTCGGCGACAATCACCAGCGCAACGAAAGGCGAACATGGTTCGTCATCGCACTGACTGCGGGGATGATGGTCGCGGAGATCGCCGCGGGTACCTTTTACGGTTCCATGGCGTTGGTCGCCGACGGCTGGCACATGTCGACGCACGCCGCGGCCCTGCTGATCGCGGCGCTTGCCTATCTCTACGCCCGGCGCAACGCCCGCAACCCGCGCTTTACCTTCGGTACGGGCAAGCTTGGCGATCTCGCCGGTTTCTCAAGCGCGATCGTACTTGCCTTGATCGCTCTGCTGATAGGCTGGGAAAGCCTTCTGCGCCTTGCCAATCCGGTGGCGATCAGTTTTCCGCAGGCCATTTCGGTGGCCGTGCTCGGACTTGCGGTCAATCTCGCCTGTGCCTGGCTGCTTCGCGAGGATCATTCACATCACCACCACGGTCACCATCACCACGGCCATCATCACCATCACGAGCACCACCATAGCGTCTCGGCCCACGGCCGGGACAACAACCTGCGTGCTGCCTACCTGCATGTGCTGGCGGACGCGCTCACCTCGGTCCTCGCGATCGTCGCGCTTGCAGCCGGCAGCGTCTATGGCTGGATATGGCTCGATCCGATGATGGGCATCGTCGGCGCGCTGGTGATTGCCCGCTGGTCATGGGGCCTGATACGGGACAGCGGCAGCGTGCTGCTCGATTACATCCCGCCGGGCGAGGACCTGCCGGACGAAATACGCGCGGCGATCGAGCGGGACGGGGATCGGATCACCGATCTGCACGTGTGGCAGCTTGGGCCCGGCCACCACGGTGCCATCGTTTCGCTGGTGACGAAGAATCCGCAAAGCCCGTCGACCTACCGCCGCAAGCTCGAGCACATCCACGAGCTTTCGCACGTGACGGTCGAGGTCGAGCCGCTGGCGGCCTGA
- a CDS encoding YdeI/OmpD-associated family protein — protein MSEIEAQLPVIHFADAKTFETWIAEQGSDCKGLWVKFAKKASGIASITPREALDVALCYGWIDGQRIGSDSDFYLNKYTPRRARSRWSQVNCARATELIAEGRMTPRGLAEVERARTDGRWDAAAPPPSKATVPDDLHDALAQNAAAKMLFDELDSRNRYAILFRIHDAKKSETRAARIEKYVGMLARGETPYPRRKAR, from the coding sequence ATGAGTGAAATTGAAGCCCAATTGCCGGTGATCCATTTTGCGGACGCAAAGACCTTCGAAACGTGGATCGCGGAGCAAGGCTCCGATTGCAAAGGGCTCTGGGTGAAATTCGCCAAGAAAGCGTCCGGGATAGCGAGCATCACGCCGAGGGAGGCGCTCGATGTGGCGCTCTGTTACGGCTGGATCGACGGTCAGCGTATTGGATCCGACAGCGACTTCTACCTGAACAAATACACGCCGCGCCGTGCGCGCAGCCGATGGTCGCAGGTGAATTGCGCTCGGGCGACCGAATTGATCGCCGAGGGGCGCATGACGCCGCGCGGCCTTGCCGAAGTTGAACGCGCCAGGACCGACGGCCGATGGGATGCCGCCGCGCCACCGCCGAGCAAGGCGACCGTTCCTGACGATCTTCACGATGCGCTCGCGCAGAATGCAGCCGCTAAGATGCTGTTCGACGAACTCGACAGCCGAAATCGCTATGCAATCCTCTTCCGCATTCACGACGCGAAGAAGAGCGAGACGCGCGCCGCGCGCATCGAAAAATATGTCGGCATGCTCGCCCGGGGCGAGACGCCCTATCCGCGGCGCAAGGCGCGATAG
- a CDS encoding alpha/beta fold hydrolase — translation MFRIALIAATLLVAGATLARSEPAGNRVKVNGMEMYYEVSGEGDPLIVLHGAYMNIPSMGTIIPKLAETHKVYAIEFQGHGRTTDIDRPITYPNLADDVAAFMDAVKIEKADVFGYSMGAAAGLQLAIRHPEKVDKLAAASVAYDAEGWQPAFKAFIPQMSVEMFVNMPFAEDYRKLAANPDGFPELVRKLIALEKEPMAWEADVRALKTPVLIITGDADVATLEHSVALFRLLGGGVMGDMGKPLPASRLAVLPATSHTAVISQPELLHAFVEPFLKGKTPKGFFE, via the coding sequence ATGTTCCGCATCGCACTGATTGCCGCGACCCTGCTTGTTGCGGGCGCCACGCTTGCCCGATCCGAACCGGCGGGCAATCGGGTCAAGGTCAACGGCATGGAAATGTATTACGAAGTCTCGGGCGAGGGCGACCCGCTCATCGTGCTGCACGGCGCCTACATGAACATCCCCTCGATGGGTACGATCATCCCGAAGCTCGCCGAGACCCACAAGGTCTATGCGATCGAGTTCCAGGGCCACGGCCGCACCACGGATATCGACCGGCCGATCACCTATCCCAATCTGGCCGATGATGTCGCGGCCTTCATGGATGCCGTGAAGATCGAAAAGGCCGATGTCTTCGGCTACTCCATGGGTGCGGCTGCCGGTCTGCAGCTTGCCATCCGCCACCCGGAAAAGGTCGACAAGCTCGCCGCCGCCTCCGTCGCCTATGATGCCGAGGGCTGGCAGCCGGCGTTCAAGGCCTTCATTCCCCAGATGTCGGTCGAGATGTTCGTCAACATGCCGTTTGCCGAGGACTATCGCAAGCTCGCGGCCAATCCCGACGGTTTTCCCGAACTCGTCAGGAAGCTGATCGCGCTGGAGAAGGAGCCGATGGCATGGGAAGCGGACGTCAGGGCGCTGAAAACCCCGGTTTTGATCATCACCGGCGATGCGGACGTGGCGACGCTCGAACATTCGGTCGCTCTGTTCCGGCTGCTCGGCGGGGGCGTCATGGGCGACATGGGCAAACCGCTGCCCGCCTCGCGCCTTGCCGTCCTCCCGGCGACGTCGCATACCGCCGTCATCAGCCAGCCCGAGTTGCTTCATGCGTTCGTCGAACCATTTCTGAAGGGCAAGACGCCGAAGGGATTCTTCGAGTAG
- a CDS encoding LysR substrate-binding domain-containing protein, with product MNMMMRHALPLLEMDVLKTFVAIAETGNFTTAAETVYRTPSAVSMQIKKLEEMLGCTLFLRDARSVSLTPKGELLLGYARRLLSLNNETVSRFLLPDMNGVVRVGAPEDVGERILPDVLKRFAETYPNVTIDVSIGMSNAMRKRVDEHRLDIAVFNSLSEESAKGAEILMQEKLVWAGAKCGNAHLRDPLPVSMWEDGCVWRADAVEKLSRAGRKFRVAFLSAYTTGQRAAVLAGLAIAPLPRYLVQGEMVQLGERDGLPDLGHYNIGLKVIEDAPAPVLAVAEHVRAAFAELRMQAA from the coding sequence ATGAACATGATGATGCGCCACGCGCTTCCGCTGCTCGAAATGGACGTGCTCAAGACTTTCGTCGCCATTGCCGAGACCGGTAACTTTACGACCGCCGCGGAGACGGTCTACCGCACGCCTTCGGCGGTTTCGATGCAGATCAAGAAGCTCGAGGAAATGCTTGGCTGCACGTTGTTCCTGCGCGACGCCCGCTCGGTGTCGCTGACGCCGAAGGGCGAGCTCCTGCTCGGCTATGCCCGGCGGCTTCTGTCGCTCAATAACGAGACGGTGTCCCGCTTCCTGTTGCCCGACATGAACGGTGTGGTGCGGGTCGGTGCGCCGGAGGATGTCGGCGAGCGAATCCTGCCTGATGTATTGAAGCGCTTTGCCGAGACGTATCCGAACGTCACCATCGACGTTTCGATCGGCATGAGCAACGCGATGCGCAAGCGGGTCGACGAGCACCGCCTGGACATCGCCGTGTTCAACAGCCTTTCCGAGGAATCTGCCAAGGGCGCCGAAATCCTGATGCAGGAGAAACTGGTCTGGGCAGGTGCGAAATGCGGGAACGCGCATCTGCGCGATCCTCTTCCGGTTTCCATGTGGGAGGACGGCTGCGTCTGGCGTGCCGATGCGGTCGAGAAGCTGTCGCGTGCGGGCCGCAAGTTCCGCGTCGCCTTTTTGAGCGCCTATACCACCGGACAGCGTGCGGCTGTTCTCGCCGGGCTCGCGATCGCGCCGCTGCCGCGCTACCTCGTCCAGGGCGAGATGGTCCAGCTCGGCGAGCGTGACGGCCTGCCGGATCTCGGTCACTACAACATCGGCCTCAAGGTCATCGAAGATGCGCCGGCGCCGGTTCTGGCGGTCGCGGAGCATGTTCGGGCTGCCTTCGCCGAGCTGCGGATGCAGGCGGCATAA
- a CDS encoding ArsR/SmtB family transcription factor, translating to MTYDQDRAFIALADPTRRAIFEKVAERRQSVAEIARAMPVSQPAISQHLKILKEAHLVRDVPSGARRIYSIDPNGLGPLRKWLDRFWDDQLAAFKQAAEGAERSEEAEE from the coding sequence ATGACTTATGATCAGGACAGAGCCTTTATTGCCCTTGCCGATCCAACGCGCCGTGCCATCTTCGAGAAGGTGGCCGAGCGGCGGCAGTCGGTCGCCGAGATCGCCCGGGCGATGCCGGTTTCACAGCCGGCGATCTCACAGCATTTGAAGATACTCAAGGAGGCACACCTCGTGCGCGATGTGCCGTCGGGTGCGCGGCGAATCTATTCGATCGATCCGAACGGGCTGGGGCCGCTCAGGAAATGGCTCGACCGATTCTGGGACGATCAGCTCGCCGCTTTCAAGCAGGCGGCCGAGGGGGCCGAGCGTTCCGAAGAAGCCGAAGAGTAA
- a CDS encoding SRPBCC family protein — protein sequence MNMIEPAPVRKSVTVRTSPQQAFDVFVSGMGTWWIKGHSLTQSGQKTVVVEAVAGGRWYEIGNAGEECEWGRVIACDRPNRVLFDWQLNADFDYDPGLHTEVEVLFEANGEGGTTVILEHRHLEKYGVKAKEMRGIFDSENGWGGLLASYMEKAAA from the coding sequence ATGAACATGATCGAGCCGGCACCGGTCCGCAAGTCGGTTACGGTGCGTACATCGCCGCAGCAGGCGTTCGACGTTTTCGTCAGCGGAATGGGGACGTGGTGGATCAAGGGCCACAGCCTCACGCAGTCCGGCCAAAAGACGGTTGTGGTGGAGGCCGTCGCGGGTGGCCGCTGGTACGAGATCGGCAACGCGGGAGAGGAGTGCGAGTGGGGGCGTGTCATCGCTTGCGACCGACCGAACCGAGTTCTCTTCGACTGGCAGCTCAACGCCGATTTCGACTACGATCCCGGCCTGCATACCGAAGTGGAGGTCCTGTTCGAGGCAAATGGGGAAGGTGGCACAACCGTCATTCTCGAGCACCGCCATCTTGAAAAATACGGCGTGAAGGCCAAGGAAATGCGCGGCATTTTCGATTCGGAGAATGGCTGGGGCGGCCTGTTGGCGTCCTATATGGAGAAGGCAGCAGCTTGA
- a CDS encoding phosphotransferase-like protein, which yields MKSGCNPGRIVILNGAPRSGKSSIAEAIQETFDGPWMNLGVDAYMERVMPRRCLPGIGLRPGGELPEIEALVPLFYAALYESVAAHSRLGLNVVADVGHHDAYGEPRHILPDCARRLLGLPVLFVGVRCPVETIMERRNRGQPGREGGYLTGSEAEPVPRQVLAWQREVHRPGIYDLAVDTSMMTPDECAALIRKRLEAEPMAPTAFQRLARMASISQPD from the coding sequence ATGAAAAGCGGCTGCAATCCTGGACGGATCGTCATCCTCAACGGGGCGCCACGATCCGGCAAGTCGAGCATAGCCGAGGCGATCCAGGAGACATTCGACGGACCATGGATGAACCTTGGCGTCGACGCCTACATGGAGCGAGTAATGCCTCGCCGCTGCCTGCCGGGTATCGGGTTGCGGCCCGGCGGTGAATTACCTGAAATCGAAGCGCTCGTACCTCTCTTCTACGCTGCCCTCTACGAGTCCGTTGCCGCGCATAGCCGGCTGGGTCTGAACGTTGTCGCCGATGTCGGGCATCACGACGCCTATGGCGAACCGCGCCATATCCTTCCCGACTGCGCTCGCCGGCTTCTCGGCCTTCCCGTCCTCTTCGTCGGGGTGCGGTGTCCGGTCGAGACGATAATGGAGCGACGCAATCGCGGCCAGCCCGGTCGCGAAGGCGGTTACCTCACCGGTAGCGAGGCGGAGCCTGTTCCGCGCCAGGTGCTCGCATGGCAGCGAGAGGTGCATCGCCCCGGTATCTACGATCTCGCAGTCGACACGTCCATGATGACGCCTGACGAATGCGCCGCGCTCATCCGCAAGCGGCTCGAAGCAGAGCCCATGGCTCCGACGGCATTCCAACGGCTGGCCAGAATGGCCAGCATTTCGCAGCCGGATTAA
- a CDS encoding ASKHA domain-containing protein yields the protein MLNVPSKDEKNDPLVLFMPSGKRGRFPVGTPILDAARSLGVYVESVCGGRATCGRCQVSVQEGNFAKHKIVSSSDHISPIGPKEQRYASVRELPDGRRLSCSSQILGDLVIDVPQDTVINAQVVRKAASDRVIERNAAVQLCYVEIDEPDMHKPLGDLDRMKAVLEKDWGWKDLLIAPHLIPQVQGILRKGNWAVTAAIHRDMDSSRPFIVALWPGLKNEAYGVACDIGSTTIAMHLVSLLSGRIVASSGTSNPQIRFGEDLMSRVSYVMMNPDGREAMTKAVREALNGLIGKVCAEGEVDRHDILDMVVVANPIMHHLFLGIDPTELGQAPFALAVSGALQYWAHEIDIEVNRGARLYMLPCIAGHVGADAAGATLSEGPHRQDKMMLLVDVGTNAEIVLGNRERVVAASSPTGPAFEGAEISSGQRAAPGAIERVRIDPETLEPRFRVIGVDKWSNEEGFAEAAAAVGVTGICGSAIIEVVAEMYLTGIISQDGVVDGAMVAKSPRIIPNGRTFSYLLHEGEQRITVTQNDIRAIQLAKSALYAGIKLLMEKQGVDHVDTIRFAGAFGSFIDPKYAMVLGLIPDCDLTEVKAVGNAAGTGALMALLNRGHRREIEQTVRKIEKIETALESKFQEHFVNAMAMPNKVDAFPKLAEVVTLPARKSLTDDGGEGSGRRRRRSRE from the coding sequence ATGTTGAACGTGCCCTCGAAGGACGAAAAGAACGATCCGCTGGTGCTCTTCATGCCCTCCGGCAAACGCGGCCGTTTCCCCGTCGGTACGCCGATCCTCGACGCCGCACGTTCGCTCGGGGTCTATGTCGAAAGCGTCTGTGGCGGCCGCGCCACCTGCGGACGTTGCCAGGTTTCCGTCCAGGAAGGCAATTTCGCCAAGCACAAGATCGTTTCGTCCAGCGACCATATCTCGCCGATCGGTCCCAAGGAGCAGCGTTACGCGAGCGTGCGCGAATTGCCGGACGGGCGGCGGCTGTCCTGTTCGTCCCAGATTCTCGGCGATCTCGTCATCGACGTCCCGCAGGACACCGTCATCAACGCGCAGGTGGTGCGCAAGGCCGCAAGCGATCGTGTGATCGAGCGCAACGCGGCGGTGCAACTGTGCTATGTCGAGATCGACGAACCGGACATGCATAAGCCGCTCGGCGATCTCGATCGGATGAAGGCCGTCCTGGAAAAGGACTGGGGTTGGAAGGACCTTCTGATCGCCCCCCACCTGATCCCCCAGGTCCAAGGCATATTGCGCAAGGGCAATTGGGCCGTGACTGCGGCGATCCACCGCGACATGGACTCCTCCCGTCCCTTCATTGTCGCTCTCTGGCCGGGATTGAAGAACGAGGCCTATGGCGTCGCCTGCGACATTGGCTCGACGACGATCGCGATGCATCTCGTATCGCTGCTCTCCGGACGCATCGTGGCCTCCTCCGGCACATCGAATCCGCAGATCCGCTTCGGTGAGGATCTGATGAGCCGCGTCTCCTATGTGATGATGAATCCGGATGGCCGCGAGGCGATGACCAAGGCGGTCCGCGAAGCGTTGAACGGCCTGATCGGCAAGGTCTGCGCTGAGGGCGAGGTCGACCGCCACGACATTCTCGACATGGTCGTCGTCGCCAATCCGATCATGCATCACCTGTTCCTCGGGATCGATCCGACGGAGCTCGGACAGGCGCCATTCGCGCTGGCCGTATCCGGCGCCTTGCAATATTGGGCGCACGAAATCGACATAGAGGTCAATCGCGGCGCGCGCCTTTATATGCTCCCCTGCATCGCCGGCCATGTCGGAGCGGACGCCGCGGGTGCGACGCTTTCCGAAGGGCCGCATCGTCAGGACAAGATGATGCTGCTCGTCGATGTCGGCACCAATGCCGAGATCGTGCTCGGCAACAGGGAGCGCGTCGTCGCCGCCTCATCGCCGACCGGCCCGGCCTTCGAGGGGGCAGAGATCTCCTCCGGTCAACGAGCCGCACCCGGAGCGATCGAGCGCGTCCGCATCGATCCCGAGACGCTGGAGCCGCGGTTCCGGGTAATCGGCGTCGACAAATGGTCGAATGAAGAAGGCTTCGCCGAGGCAGCTGCAGCAGTCGGTGTCACAGGAATCTGTGGCTCGGCGATCATCGAAGTCGTCGCGGAGATGTACCTCACTGGCATCATTTCGCAGGACGGCGTCGTCGACGGCGCTATGGTCGCGAAGAGCCCGCGCATCATCCCGAACGGCCGCACCTTCTCCTATCTGCTCCACGAAGGCGAACAGCGCATCACCGTGACGCAGAACGATATCAGAGCGATCCAGCTCGCCAAGTCGGCGCTTTATGCCGGCATCAAGCTGCTCATGGAGAAACAAGGTGTCGATCACGTCGACACGATCCGTTTTGCCGGTGCCTTCGGCTCGTTCATCGATCCGAAATATGCCATGGTGCTCGGCCTGATCCCCGATTGCGACCTCACTGAGGTGAAGGCGGTCGGCAATGCCGCCGGCACAGGCGCGCTGATGGCGCTCCTCAATCGCGGTCACCGCCGCGAGATCGAGCAAACAGTGAGGAAAATCGAGAAGATAGAGACGGCGCTTGAATCGAAGTTTCAGGAGCATTTCGTCAACGCCATGGCGATGCCGAACAAGGTGGATGCCTTCCCGAAACTCGCCGAAGTGGTTACCCTGCCGGCGCGCAAGTCATTGACCGATGACGGTGGCGAAGGAAGCGGCCGCAGGCGGCGACGCAGCAGGGAGTAG
- a CDS encoding methyltetrahydrofolate cobalamin methyltransferase, whose product MTRTIVASATREIIIGFDQPFCVIGERINPTGRKKLAAEMIEGNFDTVIKDALEQVAAGATMLDVNAGVTAVDPNETEPPLLVKTLEIVQGLVDVPLSIDSSVTAAIEAGLRVAKGRPLVNSVTGEEEKLEAILPLCKKYDVPVVAISNDETGISMDPDVRFAVAKKIVERAADYGIKPHDIVVDPLVMPIGALGSAGQQVFALLRRLREELKVNTTCGLSNISFGLPHRHGINAGFIPMVIGAGMTSAIMNPCRPQEMEAVRAANVLNGTDPNCTNWIMTYRDHKPAEGGHAVAAAAAPAGAGGRRGGRAARAGVARAE is encoded by the coding sequence ATGACCCGCACCATCGTCGCCTCCGCCACACGCGAGATCATCATCGGCTTCGACCAGCCCTTCTGCGTCATCGGCGAACGCATCAATCCGACCGGCCGTAAGAAGCTCGCCGCCGAGATGATCGAGGGCAACTTCGACACCGTGATCAAGGATGCGCTGGAGCAGGTTGCCGCCGGCGCGACGATGCTCGACGTCAATGCGGGCGTGACGGCCGTCGACCCGAACGAGACCGAGCCGCCGCTCCTCGTCAAGACGCTGGAGATCGTTCAGGGCCTCGTCGACGTGCCGCTGTCGATCGACAGTTCGGTTACCGCCGCCATCGAAGCCGGCCTGCGCGTTGCAAAGGGCCGCCCGCTCGTCAATTCGGTGACCGGCGAGGAGGAAAAGCTCGAAGCGATCCTGCCGCTCTGCAAGAAATACGACGTTCCGGTGGTGGCGATCTCCAATGACGAGACCGGCATTTCGATGGACCCGGACGTCCGCTTCGCGGTCGCCAAGAAGATCGTCGAGCGCGCCGCCGATTACGGCATCAAGCCGCACGATATCGTCGTCGATCCGCTCGTCATGCCCATCGGCGCACTGGGATCTGCGGGCCAGCAGGTCTTCGCGCTGCTTCGCCGCCTTCGCGAAGAGCTCAAGGTCAACACCACCTGCGGCCTCTCCAACATCTCCTTCGGCCTGCCGCACCGCCACGGCATCAACGCCGGCTTCATCCCCATGGTTATCGGCGCCGGTATGACCTCGGCCATCATGAACCCCTGCCGTCCGCAGGAGATGGAGGCGGTTCGAGCCGCAAACGTGCTTAACGGCACCGACCCGAACTGCACAAACTGGATCATGACCTATCGCGACCACAAGCCGGCCGAAGGCGGCCATGCCGTCGCCGCTGCGGCAGCACCGGCGGGTGCCGGCGGGCGGCGCGGCGGACGCGCGGCGCGCGCCGGCGTCGCACGGGCGGAGTAA
- a CDS encoding methylenetetrahydrofolate reductase, with protein sequence MSPDINPHDPGAPLDPLPGHSSRGRLERVLRRGEFAVTAELNPPDSADPQDVYERAAIFDGWVDGINAVDASGANCHMSSVGICALLTRMGYAPIMQIACRDKNRIAIQGDVLGASAMGVQNIMCLTGDGVQAGDQPGAKPVFDLDCMSLLETVRIMRDNSKFLSGRKLTTPPQVFLGAAINPFAPPYDFRPYRLAKKIEAGAQFVQSQYCFDVPMFREYMKKVRDLGLHERCYILVGVGPMASAKTARWIRSNVPGIHIPDSIIKRLEGAQDQKKEGKQLCIDIMNEVKEIEGVSGVHVMAYRQEEYVAEIVHESGVLRGRKPWTREAAPTDALVAERLEHIREGKEENQQQMAEAAAHHPH encoded by the coding sequence ATGAGCCCGGACATCAATCCCCACGATCCAGGCGCTCCGCTCGACCCCCTGCCCGGCCATTCCTCGCGCGGGCGGTTGGAGCGCGTGCTGCGCCGCGGCGAGTTCGCAGTGACGGCCGAGCTCAATCCGCCGGACAGCGCCGATCCCCAGGACGTCTACGAGCGCGCGGCAATCTTCGACGGATGGGTGGACGGCATCAACGCGGTCGACGCTTCGGGCGCCAACTGCCACATGTCATCCGTCGGCATCTGCGCGCTCCTGACGCGCATGGGCTATGCGCCGATCATGCAGATCGCCTGCCGCGACAAGAACCGCATCGCGATTCAGGGGGACGTGCTCGGCGCCTCGGCCATGGGCGTCCAGAACATCATGTGCCTCACCGGCGACGGCGTGCAGGCGGGCGATCAGCCCGGGGCCAAGCCGGTTTTCGATCTCGACTGCATGTCCCTGCTCGAGACGGTGCGCATCATGCGCGACAATTCCAAGTTCCTTTCGGGCCGCAAGCTGACGACGCCGCCCCAGGTATTCCTCGGAGCAGCGATCAACCCCTTCGCTCCGCCCTATGATTTCCGCCCCTATCGCCTCGCCAAGAAGATCGAGGCCGGCGCACAGTTCGTGCAGAGCCAGTATTGCTTCGACGTTCCGATGTTTCGCGAATACATGAAGAAGGTGCGCGATCTCGGTCTTCACGAGAGGTGCTACATCCTGGTGGGCGTCGGGCCGATGGCATCCGCCAAGACTGCCCGCTGGATCCGCTCCAATGTTCCGGGAATCCACATTCCGGACAGCATCATCAAACGGCTCGAGGGCGCCCAGGACCAGAAAAAGGAAGGTAAGCAACTCTGCATCGACATCATGAACGAGGTGAAGGAGATCGAGGGCGTCTCCGGCGTCCACGTCATGGCCTATCGCCAGGAGGAATACGTTGCCGAAATCGTCCATGAATCAGGTGTCCTGAGGGGCCGTAAACCCTGGACGCGCGAAGCCGCGCCGACCGACGCGCTGGTTGCCGAGCGGCTGGAACATATCCGCGAAGGCAAAGAAGAAAATCAGCAGCAGATGGCCGAGGCCGCCGCGCACCACCCGCATTGA
- a CDS encoding methylenetetrahydrofolate reductase C-terminal domain-containing protein translates to MPDPKVVTGNAQSARKAATGAYTPQGVSPSRRSRHKYTVRLWAVRNSRFLEWFYNRFADMFLLLHPLWNAIGYNRVERPVTFVERHVKGFLFDCRMCGQCALSSTGMSCPMNCPKQLRNGPCGGVRANGNCEVEPDMPCVWVQAWKGSQNMVKGDAIMNVQKPVNQSLRETSSWLRVTAEAAAAREAAKKEGPQQ, encoded by the coding sequence ATGCCTGACCCGAAGGTCGTGACCGGCAACGCCCAGTCCGCCAGGAAGGCGGCGACGGGCGCCTATACACCCCAGGGCGTGTCGCCCAGCCGCCGCTCGCGCCACAAATACACGGTGCGTCTCTGGGCCGTACGCAATTCGCGTTTCCTCGAGTGGTTCTACAACCGTTTCGCCGACATGTTCCTGCTTCTCCATCCTCTGTGGAACGCAATTGGCTACAACCGGGTTGAAAGGCCCGTGACATTCGTCGAGCGCCACGTCAAGGGCTTCCTCTTCGACTGTCGCATGTGCGGGCAGTGCGCGCTGTCCTCAACCGGCATGTCGTGCCCCATGAACTGTCCGAAGCAGCTCAGGAACGGGCCCTGCGGCGGCGTACGCGCAAACGGCAATTGCGAAGTCGAGCCGGACATGCCCTGTGTCTGGGTGCAGGCGTGGAAGGGCTCGCAGAACATGGTGAAGGGTGATGCGATCATGAACGTGCAGAAGCCGGTCAACCAGTCGCTGCGCGAAACCTCGTCCTGGTTGCGGGTAACGGCCGAGGCCGCGGCCGCCCGCGAAGCGGCGAAGAAGGAAGGCCCGCAGCAATGA
- a CDS encoding virulence factor codes for MADRIIVYWRDIPAQVIIKQGRKTAKRELSLRFTEAIDMCAMRTGAAETDDYLAEWRKADPVPVSDDLEAEADRAAAELEAAFDRERLVALIKAGGRDNA; via the coding sequence ATGGCAGACCGCATTATCGTCTACTGGCGCGATATCCCCGCGCAAGTCATCATCAAGCAGGGCCGCAAGACCGCCAAGCGCGAGCTCTCGCTGCGCTTCACCGAGGCGATCGACATGTGCGCCATGCGCACCGGCGCCGCCGAGACCGACGACTACCTTGCCGAATGGCGCAAGGCCGATCCCGTTCCAGTCTCCGACGACCTCGAGGCGGAAGCCGACAGGGCGGCGGCCGAATTGGAAGCCGCCTTTGACCGGGAGCGCCTCGTCGCACTCATCAAGGCCGGAGGCCGGGACAATGCCTGA
- a CDS encoding BA14K family protein, translating into MKKIGILFLAAVTAFTGYAPAQAMPVPTVPVSQTIDVQMVDHRGWHGHRHRPRHGWRRHGHRHCWYNGHRGYNYRRHGYRRHSDGWWYPLGAFGAGMIIGGAIAQPRYAEPRYAAPGMPASHVNWCYDRYRSYRAADNSYQPYGGPRQQCYSPYY; encoded by the coding sequence ATGAAGAAGATTGGGATCCTGTTCCTCGCGGCTGTGACGGCTTTCACCGGCTATGCGCCTGCGCAAGCCATGCCCGTCCCAACCGTTCCGGTGTCGCAGACGATCGACGTGCAGATGGTCGACCACCGCGGCTGGCATGGTCACCGGCATCGCCCGCGGCACGGCTGGCGCCGGCACGGCCATCGACACTGCTGGTATAACGGGCATCGCGGCTACAACTATCGCCGCCACGGCTACCGCCGGCACAGCGACGGCTGGTGGTATCCACTGGGAGCCTTCGGTGCCGGTATGATCATCGGCGGCGCCATCGCCCAGCCGCGTTACGCAGAGCCACGCTATGCGGCGCCGGGAATGCCTGCCAGCCACGTCAACTGGTGCTATGACCGCTACCGCTCGTACCGCGCTGCGGACAATTCCTACCAGCCCTATGGCGGCCCAAGACAGCAGTGCTATTCGCCTTACTACTGA
- a CDS encoding membrane protein translates to MTGRSSIVAAALALLTMAGCMSSQSARNSNSPQQSGGSGEGAGSGSMGGSGGGSSGY, encoded by the coding sequence ATGACCGGCAGATCATCGATCGTCGCAGCCGCGCTCGCCCTTTTGACGATGGCAGGCTGCATGAGCAGCCAGTCGGCCCGGAACAGCAACAGCCCTCAACAAAGCGGCGGCTCCGGCGAAGGCGCCGGTAGCGGCAGCATGGGCGGTTCCGGCGGCGGCAGCTCCGGCTACTGA